A window of Bos taurus isolate L1 Dominette 01449 registration number 42190680 breed Hereford chromosome 19, ARS-UCD2.0, whole genome shotgun sequence contains these coding sequences:
- the H1-9 gene encoding histone linker H1 domain, spermatid-specific 1: protein MQKDTSLPPPSGPLASNTALGAGRQASSSGLPGKSETRRRTSPNSRRKPSISKVILGFVADKGAGNRVSLAALKKAVATRGYNMTRNAWRFKRVLQGLVDKGMLKQVTGKGATGSFLMGKNHASKFKLKAKRRRQRRQRQRGQRRPVQRQLLVGSKPGHKRPIKGVRRAAKCRRS, encoded by the coding sequence ATGCAGAAAGACACTTCGCTGCCACCCCCATCTGGGCCCTTGGCCTCCAACACTGCCCTGGGGGCAGGCCGGCAGGCCAGCTCCTCTGGACTCCCAGGCAAGAGCGAGACTCGGCGCCGCACCAGCCCCAATTCCCGCAGGAAGCCCAGCATATCCAAGGTGATCCTGGGGTTCGTGGCAGACAAGGGGGCAGGCAACCGCGTGTCCCTGGCCGCCCTGAAGAAGGCTGTTGCCACCAGGGGCTACAACATGACCCGCAATGCCTGGCGCTTCAAGCGAGTGCTCCAGGGGCTGGTGGACAAGGGCATGCTCAAGCAGGTGACAGGCAAGGGGGCCACAGGCTCCTTCCTCATGGGCAAGAATCACGCCTCCAAGTTTAAGCTCAAGGCCAAGAGACGGCGGCAGCGGCGCCAGCGCCAGCGTGGGCAGCGCCGGCCTGTGCAGCGCCAGTTGCTCGTGGGCTCCAAACCGGGGCACAAGCGACCCATCAAGGGGGTTCGCAGGGCGGCCAAATGCCGCCGCAGTTAA